A region from the Clostridium beijerinckii genome encodes:
- a CDS encoding bifunctional 2-keto-4-hydroxyglutarate aldolase/2-keto-3-deoxy-6-phosphogluconate aldolase, with translation MRREEVLKSIKEAGVVAVIRGESKEEAIKTVEAVKNGGIKIMELTMTVPNPVEVIREVSEKYKGTDIVVGAGTVLDPETARACILAGAQFIVSPYLDIETIKLCNRYKVAVMPGIMSVKDAVTAFEYGVDIAKIFPANLYGPSVIKSFMGPLPQGEFMPTGGVTIANLHEWIEAGAVAVGTGGDLTKGVATGDYALVEKTAKEFVEAFRKVKEKK, from the coding sequence ATGAGAAGAGAAGAAGTATTGAAAAGTATAAAAGAAGCTGGAGTTGTTGCAGTAATTAGAGGAGAATCTAAAGAAGAAGCTATAAAAACAGTAGAAGCTGTTAAAAATGGTGGAATAAAAATAATGGAACTTACAATGACAGTTCCAAATCCAGTAGAAGTAATAAGAGAAGTTTCTGAAAAATATAAAGGAACTGATATAGTAGTTGGAGCTGGAACAGTTTTAGATCCAGAAACAGCTAGAGCATGTATATTAGCAGGAGCTCAATTTATAGTAAGTCCATACTTAGATATCGAAACAATAAAACTTTGTAATAGATATAAAGTTGCAGTTATGCCAGGAATAATGTCAGTTAAAGATGCGGTAACAGCATTTGAATATGGTGTTGATATTGCTAAAATATTCCCAGCTAATCTTTATGGACCATCAGTAATTAAATCATTTATGGGACCTCTTCCACAAGGAGAATTTATGCCAACAGGCGGAGTTACAATTGCAAACTTACATGAATGGATCGAAGCTGGAGCTGTTGCTGTTGGAACAGGTGGTGATTTAACTAAGGGCGTTGCAACTGGAGACTATGCGTTAGTAGAAAAAACTGCTAAAGAATTTGTTGAAGCATTTAGAAAAGTGAAGGAGAAGAAGTAG
- a CDS encoding altronate hydrolase, whose amino-acid sequence MKEILKINEKDNVVVALKDLSKNEIIEIDNKKIEITEDVKRGHKIAINSIAINENIIKYGYPIGHATKDIKLGEWVHTHNIKTNLDGIKDYTFSQELLECPSENKNITFQGYERENGNVGIRNELWIVPTVGCVNGIGDNIIEKFKEEVKPVGLDGIEVFKHNYGCSQLGDDHANTRTILGNLVKHPNAGGVLVLGLGCENNTMVDFIKSLGDYDKTRIKFLVSQEVSDEVQEGVNILKELYENMKDDKRVAVPLSKLKVGLKCGGSDGLSGITANPLVGSFSDFLVAQGGTTILTEVPEMFGAETILMNRAQDKETFDKTVHLINDFKEYFMAYDQPIYENPSPGNKAGGITTLEDKSLGCTQKSGNATVIDVLEYGETLKTSGLNLLSGPGNDLVAASALAAAGCHMVLFTTGRGTPFGTFVPTIKISTNTALYKLKPHWMDFNAGCLVEDKSLEKVTENLLEYILEVSNGKFVNNEINKFKELAILKKGVTL is encoded by the coding sequence ATGAAAGAGATTCTAAAAATAAATGAAAAAGATAATGTGGTAGTAGCACTTAAGGATTTGTCAAAAAATGAAATAATAGAAATAGATAATAAAAAAATAGAAATCACAGAAGATGTAAAAAGAGGACATAAAATTGCTATAAATAGCATCGCAATTAACGAAAATATAATTAAATATGGATATCCAATAGGTCATGCTACAAAGGACATTAAATTAGGTGAGTGGGTTCATACTCATAATATTAAAACTAATTTAGATGGAATAAAAGACTATACATTTAGTCAAGAACTACTAGAGTGTCCTTCAGAGAATAAGAATATAACATTTCAAGGATATGAAAGAGAAAATGGTAATGTAGGTATAAGAAATGAACTATGGATAGTTCCAACTGTAGGCTGTGTTAATGGAATTGGTGACAACATTATAGAGAAATTTAAAGAAGAAGTTAAACCAGTAGGTTTAGATGGAATTGAAGTGTTTAAACATAATTATGGTTGCTCACAACTTGGAGACGATCACGCTAACACAAGAACAATACTTGGAAATTTAGTAAAGCATCCTAATGCTGGAGGCGTATTAGTACTTGGACTTGGATGTGAAAATAATACAATGGTTGATTTTATAAAATCATTAGGAGATTATGATAAAACAAGAATTAAATTCTTAGTTTCACAAGAAGTTTCAGATGAAGTACAAGAAGGCGTTAACATCTTGAAAGAGCTTTATGAGAATATGAAAGATGATAAAAGAGTAGCTGTTCCTTTATCAAAATTAAAAGTTGGATTAAAATGTGGTGGTTCTGACGGGCTTTCAGGAATAACTGCAAATCCACTTGTAGGTAGTTTTTCTGATTTTCTAGTAGCTCAAGGGGGTACTACAATTCTTACTGAAGTGCCAGAAATGTTTGGAGCAGAAACAATACTTATGAATAGAGCACAAGATAAAGAGACTTTTGATAAAACTGTACATTTGATTAATGATTTTAAAGAATATTTTATGGCATATGATCAACCAATATATGAAAATCCATCACCAGGAAATAAAGCTGGTGGGATAACAACTCTTGAAGATAAGTCACTAGGATGTACACAGAAATCAGGAAATGCAACTGTTATAGATGTACTTGAGTATGGAGAAACTTTAAAGACTAGTGGATTAAATTTATTAAGTGGACCAGGTAATGACTTGGTAGCGGCATCTGCACTTGCAGCAGCAGGATGCCATATGGTATTATTCACAACAGGAAGAGGAACTCCATTTGGTACTTTTGTTCCTACAATTAAAATATCAACGAATACAGCACTTTATAAATTAAAACCTCATTGGATGGATTTTAATGCAGGATGCTTAGTTGAAGATAAAAGTTTAGAAAAAGTAACAGAAAACTTGTTAGAATATATACTTGAAGTTTCAAATGGGAAGTTTGTAAACAATGAAATTAATAAATTTAAAGAACTTGCAATTCTTAAAAAAGGTGTTACATTATAA
- a CDS encoding pyridoxamine kinase codes for MKKPIKRVATIHDLCGVGKAALTNVIPVLSTLGIEVCPIPTMILTTHTGGFKPNVIKLDGYIGNAFNHYRDIEINFEGIFIGYLGSSTNIEETLNLLQSAKKNCSLVVLDPIFADHGKYYSNFDKNYSDSLKELIRYSHIITPNFTEACILAEEKIISEASEEELLIISRKLYNLGCKDVVITSVPLTDKNRIGTTIYDGEKDSIEIIICDRLEKSYPGTGDIFTSVLIGMMLNENSLSESVKKSCEFAEICMLESNKYDYPTKEGVLLERVLKHLNKL; via the coding sequence ATGAAAAAACCTATAAAGAGAGTAGCAACTATACACGATTTATGTGGGGTTGGAAAAGCAGCTTTAACAAATGTGATTCCAGTTTTATCTACATTAGGAATAGAAGTGTGCCCTATACCAACTATGATTTTAACTACACATACTGGAGGATTTAAGCCAAATGTAATCAAACTAGATGGATATATAGGCAATGCGTTTAACCATTATAGAGATATAGAAATAAATTTCGAAGGAATATTTATTGGATATTTAGGAAGTAGTACGAATATAGAAGAAACTTTAAATTTATTACAATCTGCAAAAAAAAATTGTTCACTAGTTGTGTTGGACCCGATTTTTGCGGATCATGGCAAGTACTACAGTAATTTTGATAAGAATTACTCAGATAGTTTAAAGGAATTAATAAGATATTCTCATATAATAACACCAAATTTTACAGAAGCATGCATTTTAGCAGAAGAAAAAATTATAAGTGAAGCAAGTGAAGAAGAATTATTGATAATTTCTAGAAAGCTATATAATTTAGGCTGTAAAGATGTTGTTATTACAAGTGTTCCACTTACAGATAAAAATAGAATTGGAACAACTATATATGATGGAGAAAAAGATTCTATTGAAATTATTATTTGTGATAGACTTGAAAAATCTTACCCGGGAACAGGAGACATATTTACATCTGTATTAATTGGAATGATGCTCAATGAAAATTCATTGAGTGAAAGTGTAAAAAAATCATGCGAGTTTGCAGAAATATGTATGCTAGAAAGTAATAAATATGATTACCCAACAAAGGAGGGCGTTCTTCTTGAAAGGGTATTGAAACATTTAAATAAGTTATAA
- a CDS encoding DeoR family transcriptional regulator has translation MFTEERFNIILQELKKKGIVSVTDLVKMLDSSESTIRRDLNSLDKKGLLKKIHGGAISIDESSSKHDYMVDVRQSLNVDEKYETAKHAASLIEDGDVIYIDAGTTTEVLIEFIKAEDIIAVTNGIVHAKKLLEKGFRTFILGGEVKVSTEAIIGSNTVEELKKYNFSKGFFGVNGVSNKNGYTTPDVNEAMVKSQAMKMCKQSFVLADTSKLEKVSFATFGAIADATLITTKIDDKNISYDTNVIEVVKND, from the coding sequence ATGTTTACAGAAGAAAGATTTAATATCATTCTTCAAGAATTGAAGAAAAAAGGAATAGTATCAGTTACTGACTTAGTTAAAATGTTAGATTCTTCAGAATCTACAATTAGAAGAGATTTAAATTCACTAGATAAGAAAGGTCTTTTAAAGAAAATTCATGGAGGTGCAATTTCAATTGACGAAAGTTCATCTAAACATGACTATATGGTTGATGTTAGACAATCTCTAAATGTAGATGAAAAGTATGAGACAGCAAAACACGCAGCTTCATTAATTGAAGATGGAGATGTAATCTACATAGATGCAGGTACAACTACTGAAGTGTTAATAGAGTTTATAAAAGCTGAAGATATAATAGCTGTTACAAATGGAATAGTTCATGCTAAAAAACTATTAGAAAAAGGTTTTAGAACTTTTATCTTAGGTGGAGAAGTGAAAGTTTCTACTGAAGCAATTATTGGAAGTAATACAGTTGAAGAACTTAAAAAATACAATTTTTCAAAAGGTTTTTTTGGGGTTAATGGAGTAAGCAACAAAAATGGTTACACGACTCCAGATGTAAATGAAGCTATGGTAAAATCTCAAGCAATGAAAATGTGCAAGCAATCATTTGTATTAGCAGATACGTCAAAATTAGAAAAGGTTAGTTTTGCAACTTTTGGAGCAATAGCAGATGCAACGCTCATAACAACTAAAATAGATGATAAAAATATTAGTTATGATACTAATGTAATAGAGGTGGTAAAAAATGATTAA
- the pfkB gene encoding 1-phosphofructokinase has protein sequence MINTITLNPSLDYIVKVDSFKVDSLNRTEEERIYAGGKGINVSIVLKNLGVHNTALGYVAGFTGDEILRQIENHGVNCDFVKLENGFSRINVKLKSDGETEINGSGPEITEEDLKILYKKLSRLTKGDYLILSGSIPGSVPDDIYESIMNSLLDMGVEFIVDATKELLMKVLKYKPFLIKPNHHELAEMFDVELKDDEDIIKYGKKLQEMGAKNVLISMAGDGAILLPQNGEAIKREVPKGILKNSVGAGDSMVAGFLCGYLKNKDIDEAFKMGIATGSASAFSDELATKQEVYELLKQI, from the coding sequence ATGATTAATACGATAACCCTTAATCCTTCTTTAGATTATATTGTTAAGGTTGATTCTTTTAAAGTTGATTCTTTAAATAGAACTGAAGAAGAACGAATTTATGCAGGTGGAAAAGGCATAAATGTATCTATAGTTCTTAAAAACTTGGGTGTACATAACACCGCACTTGGTTATGTTGCTGGATTCACTGGAGATGAAATATTAAGACAAATTGAAAATCATGGAGTAAATTGTGATTTTGTAAAATTAGAAAATGGATTTTCTAGGATAAACGTAAAACTTAAAAGTGATGGGGAAACAGAAATTAATGGCTCTGGTCCTGAAATTACAGAAGAAGATTTGAAAATATTATATAAAAAGCTTTCTCGTTTGACGAAAGGCGATTACTTAATATTATCAGGAAGTATACCAGGAAGCGTTCCAGATGATATCTATGAAAGTATTATGAATAGTTTATTAGATATGGGCGTGGAATTTATAGTTGATGCAACTAAAGAATTGTTAATGAAGGTACTAAAATACAAACCATTTTTAATAAAACCAAATCATCATGAACTTGCAGAGATGTTCGATGTTGAATTAAAAGATGATGAAGACATAATTAAATATGGTAAAAAGCTTCAGGAAATGGGAGCAAAAAATGTTCTTATTTCAATGGCTGGGGATGGAGCTATTCTCTTACCACAAAATGGTGAGGCTATAAAAAGAGAAGTTCCAAAAGGGATTCTTAAAAATTCTGTCGGTGCTGGAGATTCAATGGTAGCAGGTTTCTTATGTGGATATCTTAAAAATAAAGATATAGATGAAGCATTTAAGATGGGAATTGCGACTGGTAGTGCAAGTGCATTTTCAGACGAACTAGCAACAAAACAAGAGGTATATGAGTTATTAAAACAAATTTAA
- a CDS encoding PTS fructose transporter subunit IIC, with translation MKIVDLLQKQGINLNFNPSTKEQCINELVDLMDKTGNLNDKEQYKKAILAREELSTTGIGDGIAIPHGKTSAVKKPALAAAICKDGVDYDSLDGAPAKLFFMIAVPDNNDNLHLEVLARLSTILMDEKFRTSLINCSDKDQFLKLIDKKEIEKFPEEVKEGIEMSNNGYKVLAVTACPTGIAHTYMAAESLEIKGKELGVSIKVETNGSGGAKNVLTREEIANAECIIIAADKNVEMARFDGKRVIKTKVADGIHKATELIEKATSGNVPIYNHEGSRDNSSSDMEGEGIGRQIYKHLMNGVSHMLPFVIGGGILIALAFLFDDYSIKPSNFGMNTPFAAFLKTIGGAAFGFMLPILAGYIAMSIADRPGLAVGFVGGAIASAGTTYASCFDSKIAVVSGGFLGALFAGFLAGYIVLGLKKLCNALPDSLEGIKPTLIYPLFGILIIGGVMVIVNPFFGAINNGLTGALNSMGGTSKVLLGIVVAGMMAIDMGGPFNKAAYVFGTASLATGNESGFAIMAAVMAGGMVPPLAIALCTTFFGNRFTENERKSGITNYIMGLSFITEGAIPFAAADPIRVIPSCIVGSATAGALSMLFNSTLMAPHGGIFVVPVIGNPFGYLVALAVGSVVGMLLMAILKKPLKK, from the coding sequence ATGAAAATTGTAGATTTATTACAAAAACAGGGTATCAATTTAAATTTTAATCCTAGTACAAAAGAACAATGCATTAATGAATTAGTGGACTTGATGGATAAGACAGGAAACTTAAATGATAAAGAACAATATAAAAAGGCAATATTAGCTAGAGAAGAATTAAGTACAACAGGTATTGGTGATGGTATAGCAATTCCTCATGGAAAAACTAGTGCAGTTAAAAAACCAGCGCTTGCAGCAGCAATTTGCAAGGATGGTGTTGATTATGACTCATTAGATGGTGCACCTGCAAAGCTTTTCTTTATGATTGCAGTACCAGATAATAACGATAATTTACATTTAGAGGTTTTAGCAAGATTATCTACTATATTAATGGATGAAAAATTTAGGACAAGTTTAATTAATTGTTCCGATAAAGATCAATTTTTAAAATTAATAGATAAGAAGGAAATTGAAAAATTTCCAGAAGAAGTTAAGGAGGGTATTGAAATGAGTAATAATGGGTACAAAGTATTAGCAGTAACTGCCTGTCCTACAGGAATCGCACATACTTATATGGCAGCAGAGAGCCTTGAAATTAAGGGCAAGGAACTGGGTGTTTCAATAAAGGTTGAAACTAATGGTTCTGGAGGAGCTAAAAATGTTTTAACTAGAGAAGAAATTGCAAATGCTGAATGTATAATTATAGCAGCAGATAAAAATGTTGAAATGGCTAGATTTGATGGGAAAAGAGTTATTAAGACTAAGGTTGCAGATGGAATTCATAAGGCTACTGAACTAATAGAGAAGGCAACAAGTGGAAATGTTCCTATTTATAATCATGAAGGTAGTCGTGATAATTCAAGTTCAGATATGGAAGGTGAAGGAATAGGTCGTCAAATTTATAAACATCTTATGAATGGTGTATCTCATATGTTACCATTCGTTATAGGTGGAGGTATACTTATAGCTTTAGCATTCTTATTTGATGATTATAGCATTAAGCCATCAAACTTTGGTATGAATACACCATTTGCAGCATTCTTAAAAACAATTGGAGGCGCTGCTTTTGGATTTATGTTACCTATATTAGCAGGTTATATTGCTATGAGTATAGCTGATAGACCAGGACTCGCAGTTGGTTTTGTTGGTGGAGCTATTGCAAGCGCAGGTACAACTTATGCAAGTTGTTTTGATTCTAAGATAGCAGTAGTTAGTGGCGGTTTCTTAGGTGCTTTATTTGCTGGTTTTCTTGCAGGTTATATAGTTTTAGGGTTAAAGAAACTTTGTAATGCACTGCCAGATAGTTTAGAAGGAATAAAACCAACATTAATCTATCCGTTATTCGGAATATTAATAATCGGTGGCGTAATGGTAATTGTTAATCCATTCTTTGGAGCAATAAACAATGGACTTACAGGTGCTCTTAATTCAATGGGTGGAACTAGTAAGGTTCTTCTTGGAATAGTTGTTGCAGGTATGATGGCAATAGATATGGGTGGTCCATTCAACAAGGCTGCTTATGTATTTGGTACAGCATCACTTGCTACTGGAAATGAAAGTGGTTTTGCAATAATGGCAGCAGTAATGGCTGGTGGTATGGTTCCACCACTTGCAATTGCATTATGTACAACATTCTTTGGTAATAGATTTACTGAAAATGAAAGAAAATCAGGTATAACAAATTATATAATGGGATTATCATTCATAACTGAAGGTGCAATACCTTTCGCAGCAGCAGATCCAATAAGAGTAATACCTTCATGCATAGTTGGTTCAGCTACAGCAGGAGCTCTTTCAATGTTATTTAATTCTACATTAATGGCACCACATGGTGGAATATTTGTTGTTCCAGTTATAGGAAATCCATTTGGTTATCTTGTTGCATTAGCTGTAGGTTCTGTAGTTGGTATGTTGCTTATGGCTATATTAAAGAAACCATTAAAAAAATAA
- a CDS encoding hemerythrin — MNTIDLMMEEHKYIKRMLVVVRKACFKVVEGEDINYEDFNSMIGFIRNFADSHHHKKEEVMLFNKMVDEIGETAEKVIKHGMLVEHDLGRFYIKSLEEALENYQSGNKEAILDVISNAISYTHLLERHIDKEDKVIYKFAQRELNEDSLKNIDNECFEFENTNSNVKEENIYILERLETKYN; from the coding sequence ATGAATACTATAGATTTAATGATGGAAGAACATAAGTATATTAAGCGTATGTTAGTTGTTGTAAGAAAAGCATGTTTTAAAGTAGTTGAAGGTGAAGATATAAATTATGAAGATTTTAATTCAATGATAGGTTTTATTAGAAACTTTGCAGATTCACATCATCATAAAAAGGAAGAAGTAATGCTTTTTAATAAAATGGTAGATGAAATAGGAGAAACAGCAGAAAAAGTTATAAAACATGGGATGCTCGTAGAACATGACCTTGGAAGATTTTATATAAAGAGCCTTGAAGAAGCCTTGGAAAATTATCAAAGTGGCAACAAAGAAGCTATATTAGATGTAATTTCAAATGCTATTTCTTATACACATTTATTAGAAAGGCATATTGACAAAGAGGATAAAGTTATATATAAATTCGCACAGAGGGAATTAAATGAAGATAGTTTAAAAAATATAGACAATGAATGTTTTGAATTTGAAAATACCAATTCTAATGTAAAAGAAGAAAACATATATATATTAGAGAGATTAGAAACAAAATATAATTAA
- the nifJ gene encoding pyruvate:ferredoxin (flavodoxin) oxidoreductase, with product MRKMKTMDGNTAAAYISYAFTEVAVIFPITPSSPMAEHVDEWVSQGKKNIFGQPVKVVEMQSEAGAAGALHGSLQAGALTSTYTASQGLLLMIPNMYKIAGELLPCVIHVAARALTTSSLNIFGDHQDVMAARQTGFAILAEASVQEVMDLSGVAHLATLKSRMPFMNFFDGFRTSHEIQKIEVIEQEELAKLVDYKAIDDFRKRALNPDHPVTRGTAQNPDIYFQTREAVNKYYDDIPEIVEEYMSKITKLTGREYHCFDYYGAPDADRIIISMGSVNDVVEETVDYLNGNKQKVGLVKVRLYRPFSMEKLLKVIPKTVQKIAVLDKTKEPGSIGEPLYLDIVRSFFGKQNAPVIVGGRFGLGSKDPTPVHIAAVFDNLILAEPKNNFTIGIIDDVTNTSLRPLDDIDATPKGITSCKFWGLGSDGTVGANKSAIKIIGDHTDMYAQGYFDYDSKKSGGITVSHLRFGTTLIKSRYLIDRADFIACHNQSYVYKYHVLRGLKKNSKFLLNTIWTPEELTERLPASMKRYIAVNDIEFYTINAVKIAQDVGLGGRINMIMQAAFFKIANIIPVEDAVKYLKEAVVSSYGKKGEKIVNMNHQAIDSGTQGIVKIKVPVDWSTAEDDKLEHNEDYPEFVKEIVKPMNRLEGDSMPVSTFINAGMQDGTFMHGTTAYEKRGIAVNVPEWIPENCIQCNQCAFVCPHATIRAFLLNDEEKAKAPESVKTLAPKGLKSDENLYFSIGVTPLDCTGCGNCAQICPAPGKALVMKSQDSQHEQIEAWNYTIEKVMAKNPLNKNTLKGSQFERPLLEYNGACAGCGETPYARLVTQLFGDRMMIANATGCSSIWAASTPASAYTINQQGHGPAWANSLFEDNAEFGYGMYLGVKTIRERVAHNISLAIENDIPENTKEVLKDWLDHKDSGDGTRDRAKRLIEVLENDNSEWAKEILKDKEFFVKRSQWIFGGDGWAYDIGYGGLDHVLASNENVNILVFDTEIYSNTGGQSSKSTPTAAIAKFAASGKRTKKKDLGRMAMTYGYVYVAQISMGADKNQTLKAIAEAEAYDGPSLIIAYSTCISHGIKVGMSNSQEEEKKAVECGYWQLYRYNPALKGQKNPFTLDSKEPKSNFKDFLMGEVRYASLAKAFPEEADALFEKTEKDAMERLDIYKGLASQE from the coding sequence ATGAGAAAAATGAAAACTATGGATGGTAATACGGCTGCTGCATATATATCTTATGCATTCACAGAAGTAGCAGTGATTTTCCCAATAACCCCTTCATCTCCAATGGCAGAACACGTTGATGAATGGGTTTCACAAGGTAAGAAAAACATTTTTGGTCAACCAGTAAAAGTTGTTGAAATGCAATCAGAAGCTGGAGCTGCAGGTGCACTTCATGGATCCCTTCAAGCAGGTGCACTTACAAGTACTTATACGGCATCACAAGGATTATTACTTATGATACCTAACATGTATAAGATAGCAGGAGAACTACTTCCATGTGTTATACATGTGGCAGCTCGTGCACTTACAACGTCATCATTAAATATATTTGGAGACCATCAAGATGTTATGGCTGCAAGGCAAACTGGATTTGCAATACTTGCAGAAGCATCTGTTCAAGAAGTCATGGATTTAAGTGGAGTTGCACATTTAGCAACATTAAAATCAAGAATGCCATTTATGAATTTCTTCGATGGATTTAGAACTTCACATGAAATACAAAAAATAGAAGTAATTGAACAAGAAGAACTTGCTAAACTAGTAGATTACAAAGCTATTGATGATTTTAGAAAAAGAGCATTAAATCCAGATCATCCTGTTACAAGGGGAACTGCACAAAACCCAGATATTTATTTCCAAACAAGGGAAGCTGTAAATAAATATTATGATGATATTCCAGAAATTGTTGAAGAATATATGAGTAAAATCACAAAGCTAACAGGTAGAGAATATCATTGTTTTGATTATTATGGAGCACCTGATGCAGATAGAATTATTATTTCTATGGGTTCTGTAAATGATGTTGTAGAAGAAACTGTTGACTACTTAAATGGAAATAAGCAAAAAGTAGGCCTAGTTAAAGTAAGACTGTATAGACCTTTTTCTATGGAAAAATTATTAAAGGTTATTCCTAAAACTGTACAAAAAATTGCTGTTTTAGATAAAACAAAAGAACCAGGCTCCATTGGAGAACCATTATACTTAGACATAGTAAGATCTTTCTTTGGAAAACAAAATGCACCTGTTATTGTGGGAGGAAGATTTGGCCTTGGTTCAAAAGACCCAACTCCAGTTCATATAGCTGCTGTTTTTGATAATTTAATATTAGCTGAGCCAAAGAATAATTTCACAATAGGAATAATTGATGATGTCACAAATACTTCACTTAGACCACTTGATGATATTGATGCAACACCAAAAGGAATTACATCATGTAAGTTCTGGGGACTTGGATCAGATGGTACTGTTGGAGCAAATAAAAGTGCCATTAAGATTATTGGAGATCACACAGATATGTATGCTCAAGGATACTTTGATTATGATTCAAAAAAATCTGGTGGTATAACAGTTTCACATTTAAGATTTGGTACTACATTAATAAAATCACGTTATTTAATTGACAGAGCAGATTTTATTGCATGTCATAATCAATCATATGTTTACAAGTATCATGTACTTAGAGGCTTAAAAAAGAATTCTAAGTTCTTATTAAATACAATTTGGACACCGGAAGAGTTAACTGAAAGGTTGCCAGCATCAATGAAGAGATATATTGCAGTAAATGATATAGAATTTTATACAATAAATGCTGTTAAAATAGCTCAAGATGTTGGACTTGGTGGAAGAATAAATATGATAATGCAAGCTGCATTCTTTAAGATAGCCAATATAATTCCAGTAGAAGATGCTGTTAAGTATTTAAAAGAAGCAGTTGTTTCATCATATGGTAAAAAAGGTGAAAAGATTGTTAATATGAATCATCAAGCCATAGATTCAGGCACACAAGGAATAGTTAAAATTAAAGTTCCAGTTGATTGGAGTACTGCTGAAGATGATAAGCTTGAACACAACGAAGATTATCCAGAGTTTGTAAAAGAAATTGTAAAACCAATGAATAGGCTAGAAGGAGATTCTATGCCAGTTTCAACATTTATTAATGCAGGAATGCAAGACGGTACATTTATGCATGGAACTACAGCATATGAAAAGAGAGGAATAGCTGTAAATGTTCCAGAATGGATACCAGAAAATTGTATACAATGTAATCAATGTGCATTTGTATGTCCACATGCTACAATTAGAGCATTTTTATTAAACGATGAAGAAAAAGCTAAAGCTCCAGAAAGTGTAAAGACACTTGCGCCTAAAGGTCTTAAGAGTGATGAAAATTTATATTTTTCAATTGGAGTTACTCCACTTGATTGTACTGGATGTGGAAATTGTGCACAAATATGTCCAGCACCAGGTAAAGCGTTAGTTATGAAATCACAAGATAGTCAACACGAACAAATAGAAGCTTGGAATTATACAATTGAAAAGGTAATGGCTAAAAATCCATTAAATAAAAATACTCTTAAAGGAAGTCAATTTGAAAGACCATTACTTGAATATAATGGTGCTTGTGCAGGGTGTGGTGAAACACCATATGCAAGACTTGTAACTCAGTTATTTGGAGATAGAATGATGATTGCAAATGCTACAGGATGTTCTTCAATTTGGGCTGCGAGTACACCAGCAAGTGCATACACAATTAATCAACAAGGTCATGGACCAGCATGGGCTAATTCATTATTTGAAGATAATGCTGAATTTGGATATGGAATGTATTTAGGCGTAAAAACTATAAGAGAAAGAGTAGCTCATAATATTTCACTTGCCATTGAAAACGATATTCCGGAAAATACCAAGGAGGTTCTAAAAGATTGGTTAGATCATAAAGATAGTGGAGATGGTACTAGAGATAGAGCAAAGAGATTAATAGAAGTTCTTGAAAATGATAATAGTGAATGGGCTAAAGAGATTTTAAAAGATAAAGAATTCTTTGTTAAGAGATCACAATGGATATTTGGTGGTGATGGTTGGGCTTATGATATTGGATATGGCGGTCTTGATCATGTACTTGCAAGTAATGAAAATGTAAATATATTAGTATTTGATACAGAAATTTATTCCAATACAGGTGGTCAATCTTCAAAATCTACTCCAACAGCTGCAATAGCAAAATTTGCTGCATCTGGTAAGAGAACTAAGAAAAAGGATCTAGGGAGAATGGCAATGACTTATGGATATGTGTATGTTGCTCAAATTTCCATGGGAGCAGATAAAAATCAAACTCTTAAGGCTATAGCAGAAGCAGAAGCATATGATGGACCATCACTAATAATAGCTTACTCTACATGTATCAGCCATGGAATTAAAGTAGGGATGTCTAATTCTCAAGAAGAAGAGAAAAAGGCTGTTGAATGTGGATATTGGCAACTTTATAGATATAATCCTGCACTAAAAGGACAAAAAAATCCATTTACATTGGATTCTAAAGAACCAAAGAGCAATTTCAAAGACTTCTTAATGGGAGAAGTACGATATGCATCACTTGCTAAAGCATTCCCAGAAGAAGCAGATGCATTATTTGAAAAAACTGAAAAAGATGCAATGGAGAGATTAGATATTTATAAAGGATTAGCTAGTCAAGAATAA